GCTGTTGTGGAAACCGCCGCCAGCAACGGTTTCATCCGCCCATTTCTTCAACGTATCGTCATCATTCAAAATACCCTCGTATGCCTGTGCATCGGGGCCGAAGACCTCGGCGAAGGTAGCGAAGTAGGCCGCCTGTCCTTGACCATTTCCTTGGGCAGTCACTTCTGATCGGACGttggtggtagtttggtccTGGAGATTTAAGCCCACGGGGAGATCGAGTTTCTGTGTTACATTGGCATGCTGGAGCACTTTCTTGGGCCCAATTCCAGAATATTGGAGGATCAAGGGAGACATAGCCGAGCCGGCAGCAAGAAGGACCTCCTGTTTGGCAGTCACGTTCCACCgccagttgtccttgttatGAACACCAAATTCCACACCTGTAGCTTTATACAAACCGTTCGCATCAGGACTCTTCTGCACGTTCTTCTCGAGATTCACCTTCCCGACAATCTGACCAGTCAAGACAGTGATGCGATTCTTCGTCGTCGCGTTTTTCAGGATTGGGTCCAGCCACGATCTGGCCGCATCAGTTCGGATCTGTCCTGGGGTCAGGGTGTTCATGAACATCGAGACGCCTCGGGGATCTCCGCAACAAAGATCTCGCTGGGTCGGTGCATCGGGATAGGTGTGGTTGACGGTGCGCATGAGAGCCGGGATGACCTGGGACCAATCGCGTCCTCGGTCACGAGCACCTACCCACACTTGACCCGTATCATTGCCGTCATTATGGCAGGCCGGATCATATGAGTGCCATGAGCCAGATTTTATGGTCTTGTCTTTGGTAGGGTCTCGGGGCTTCTCGATATCTTTCATAAATGGGTCAAGCTCACTCCATGTCCAGTCCGGGTTTCCAAACATCTTCCACGAGTCAATTTGGACCTTGTGTGGACGGGTCCATGTGCCTCCGTTGATGAGAGTCGAACCTCCAAGGCCGTTACCGGATCGAATGAC
This Aspergillus chevalieri M1 DNA, chromosome 3, nearly complete sequence DNA region includes the following protein-coding sequences:
- a CDS encoding uncharacterized protein (CAZy:AA3;~COG:E;~EggNog:ENOG410Q22J;~InterPro:IPR012132,IPR036188,IPR027424,IPR000172, IPR007867;~PFAM:PF00732,PF05199;~go_function: GO:0016614 - oxidoreductase activity, acting on CH-OH group of donors [Evidence IEA];~go_function: GO:0050660 - flavin adenine dinucleotide binding [Evidence IEA];~go_process: GO:0055114 - oxidation-reduction process [Evidence IEA]); translation: MFGNPDWTWSELDPFMKDIEKPRDPTKDKTIKSGSWHSYDPACHNDGNDTGQVWVGARDRGRDWSQVIPALMRTVNHTYPDAPTQRDLCCGDPRGVSMFMNTLTPGQIRTDAARSWLDPILKNATTKNRITVLTGQIVGKVNLEKNVQKSPDANGLYKATGVEFGVHNKDNWRWNVTAKQEVLLAAGSAMSPLILQYSGIGPKKVLQHANVTQKLDLPVGLNLQDQTTTNVRSEVTAQGNGQGQAAYFATFAEVFGPDAQAYEGILNDDDTLKKWADETVAGGGFHNSTALLEQYRNYQKWLLQENVTYAELFLDTDNRINFDLWDLIPFTRGYVKILDKDPYLRSFEYNPRYFENELDVAGQAAASRLARTLSRSHEMAQYTGNELIPGHLLPLNATLSEWMHYVKQNFRANYHGVGTCSMMSREQGGVVNQKAQVYDVDGLRVVDGSIPPTQVSSHVMTVFYGMAAKIAKVIIDEYKP